In one window of Thalassotalea agarivorans DNA:
- a CDS encoding regulatory protein RecX gives MNKSVLHRAIALLARREHGEKELSRKLQQKGFEADDIREVMTFLLDNDYQSDIRYADSVFRSRISKGYGWLYIKQELAQKGIATAIVSGLNTEQIDWYDQAQLAYNKRFGDSPVLDQKDKAKRVRFLQGRGFDFDQIMAVIK, from the coding sequence TTGAATAAAAGTGTATTGCATCGTGCGATAGCCTTGCTGGCACGAAGAGAACATGGCGAAAAAGAATTATCGCGCAAACTCCAACAAAAAGGGTTTGAAGCAGATGATATTCGCGAAGTAATGACATTTTTATTAGACAACGATTATCAATCAGATATTCGTTATGCAGACAGCGTTTTTAGAAGCCGCATTAGCAAAGGCTATGGTTGGCTATACATTAAACAAGAGCTTGCTCAAAAAGGCATTGCAACGGCAATTGTTAGTGGATTAAATACAGAACAAATAGATTGGTATGATCAAGCGCAACTAGCGTATAATAAGCGTTTTGGGGATAGCCCCGTGCTTGATCAAAAAGACAAAGCCAAACGTGTTCGCTTTTTACAGGGGCGAGGTTTTGACTTTGATCAAATTATGGCAGTGATTAAATAA